One genomic segment of Sminthopsis crassicaudata isolate SCR6 chromosome 2, ASM4859323v1, whole genome shotgun sequence includes these proteins:
- the DRC7 gene encoding dynein regulatory complex subunit 7 isoform X2, whose translation MEVLKEKVEEEEAAEREAEAEQAARRAAEKEREDSILSQEELLDLEQKLSEIEVHIPEIPVAFTKSTIDTSTLPESYRTNTPKEELLIQVADNFSRQYAHLCPDREPLFLHPLNECNIPKFVSTTVRPTLMPYPELYNWDSCAEFVSDFLTMVPLPSAIQLPEYLFSPTSVLKYQKGNCFDFSVLLCAMLIGAGYDAYCVSGYASQEMCLMDLTREMCPLLKKPKKVVEEKEKVIPKKYAIKPARDLRSKFELAQQAKKENELKAAEEKKQKEEKEKILEANKPPPDPMHGLRIHAWVLILSGKREVPESFFIDPFTARSYKTQDEHFLGIESIWNHKNYWVNMQDCWNGCKDLTFDLGDPLRWEFLLFGTEKPYLSLMEEEEEEDLAEDDDIENLDKEDENKNFDMPCSWVEPIYISPKDFETRSPQGKKVIQYKQAKLEKWTPYLNSNGLVCRLTIYEDVDCLKPVEVREWYKNREDTLEMRQMDKISNWTTEYFKPGHFLALRVHTYKTMIPETERTMEFYHQARVDGLVKRTETPRSMTEYYEGRADFLTYRHIDYGPRSKKFSLSTAETNPRPMLKITERFNRNPEKMADDDVAERIFVVSDERIQLRYHCRDDYITVSTREFLKRNEVDNKGNKIIMTPEMCISYEVEPREHTKKLLFQYEMMMDLKNEERLSKHQVWESEMEERQAQEEHMRQVEADLDYLAPFLVQLPPGEKLTRWQALRLKDECLNDFKQRLIDKANLIQSRFEKETQELQKKQQWYQENQVTMTIEDEDAYLTYCSQAMFRIRILEQRLNRHKELAPHKYLALEEKLYRDPRLIEYLKVFV comes from the exons ATGGAGGTCCTGAAGGAGAAAGTAGAAGAGGAGGAGGCAGCAGAACGAGAAGCGGAGGCTGAGCAGGCAGCCAGGAGGgcagcagagaaagaaagagaagatagcaTCCTCAGCCAAGAAGAACTCTTAGATCTGGAGCAGAAGCTGAGCGAGATCGAAGTCCACATCCCTGAAATTCCAGT GGCCTTCACCAAGAGCACCATAGACACATCCACACTGCCCGAATCCTACAGAACCAACACTCCCAAGGAGGAACTGCTCATCCAGGTGGCAGATAATTTCTCCCGTCAGTACGCCCACTTGTGTCCAGATCGAGAGCCACTCTTTCTCCACCCGCTGAATGAATGCAATATACCG AAGTTTGTGAGCACCACGGTCCGCCCAACACTGATGCCCTATCCAGAGCTCTACAACTGGGACAGTTGTGCCGAATTTGTCTCTGATTTCCTCACGATGGTGCCCCTGCCATCTGCCATCCAGCTG CCAGAATACCTGTTCTCCCCTACCTCTGTCCTCAAGTACCAGAAGGGGAATTGCTTTGACTTCAGTGTCCTGCTGTGCGCCATGCTCATTGGTGCTGGCTACGACGCCTATTGTGTCAGTGGCTACGCCAGCCAGGAAATGTGCCTCATGGACCTGACTCGGGAGATGTGCCCTCTGCTGAAGAAACCCAAGAAG GTagttgaagaaaaagagaaggtaaTACCCAAAAAATATGCAATCAAACCTGCAAGGGATCTCCGCAGCAAGTTTGAACTGGCGCAGCAAGCCAAGAAGGAGAATGAACTTAAAGCTGCAgaggagaagaaacagaaagaagaaaaagaaaaaatcttg GAAGCAAATAAACCTCCTCCAGACCCGATGCATGGTCTTAGGATCCATGCCTGGGTCCTCATCCTGAGTGGAAAGCGTGAGGTCCCTGAGAGCTTCTTCATTGATCCATTTACTGCCCGCAGCTATAAAACCCAAGATGAACATTTCCTTGGGATTGAAAGCATCTGGAACCACAAGAACTACTGGGTCAACATGCAGGATTGCTGGAATGGTTGCAAG gaTCTCACCTTTGACCTGGGAGATCCTCTGAGGTGGGAATTCTTGCTTTTTGGGACTGAAAAGCCTTATTTGTCCctgatggaagaagaggaagaagaagatctCGCAGAGGATGACGATATTGAAAATCTG GACAAAGAAGATGAAAACAAGAACTTTGATATGCCCTGTTCTTGGGTGGAACCTATTTATATATCACCCAAAG ATTTTGAGACCCGCTCTCCTCAAGGGAAGAAGGTGATCCAGTATAAGCAGGCCAAACTGGAGAAGTGGACTCCATATCTGAATAGCAATGGCCTGGTGTGTCGCCTCACCATCTATGAGGATGTGGACT GTCTTAAGCCCGTGGAAGTGAGAGAATGGTACAAGAACAGGGAAGACACGTTAGAGATGAGACAGATGGATAAGATCTCGAATTGGACCACTGAATACTTCAAGCCTGGGCATTTCCTGGCCCTGAGAG TGCACACCTACAAGACCATGATACCTGAAACAGAGCGTACAATGGAATTCTACCATCAAGCCAGAGTGGATGGCCTCGTGAAGAGAACTGAGACCCCCCGATCAATGACCGAATATTATGAGGGGAGGGCAGATTTCCTTACCTACCGACATATTGATTATGGTCCCCGGTCCAAGAAATTTAGCCTCAGCACTGCAGAGACAAACCCTCGGCCCATGTTG AAAATCACAGAGCGATTCAACCGAAACCCTGAAAAGATGGCAGATGATGATGTGGCTGAGCGTATATTTGTGGTCTCGGATGAGCGGATTCAACTTCGGTACCACTGCAGGGATGATTACATCACTGTCTCAACACGGGAATTCTTAAAAAGGAATGAAGTGGACAACAAAGGGAATAAGATCATCATGACTCCAGAAATGTGTATTTCCTATGAG GTTGAACCTCGGGAACACACCAAGAAGCTGTTATTCCAATATGAGATGATGATGGACTTAAAGAATGAAGAGAGGCTGTCTAAACACCAAGTCTGGGAATCTGAAATGGAG GAACGGCAGGCCCAGGAGGAGCACATGCGCCAAGTGGAGGCTGACCTGGATTACTTGGCACCCTTCCTGGTTCAGCTCCCTCCTGGCGAGAAGTTGACTCGATGGCAGGCATTACGCCTGAAAGATGAATGCCTCAACGACTTCAAGCAGAGACTCATTGACAAGGCCAATCTCATCCAGTCCCGCTTTGAGAAG
- the DRC7 gene encoding dynein regulatory complex subunit 7 isoform X1 has translation MEVLKEKVEEEEAAEREAEAEQAARRAAEKEREDSILSQEELLDLEQKLSEIEVHIPEIPVAFTKSTIDTSTLPESYRTNTPKEELLIQVADNFSRQYAHLCPDREPLFLHPLNECNIPKFVSTTVRPTLMPYPELYNWDSCAEFVSDFLTMVPLPSAIQLPEYLFSPTSVLKYQKGNCFDFSVLLCAMLIGAGYDAYCVSGYASQEMCLMDLTREMCPLLKKPKKVVEEKEKVIPKKYAIKPARDLRSKFELAQQAKKENELKAAEEKKQKEEKEKILEANKPPPDPMHGLRIHAWVLILSGKREVPESFFIDPFTARSYKTQDEHFLGIESIWNHKNYWVNMQDCWNGCKDLTFDLGDPLRWEFLLFGTEKPYLSLMEEEEEEDLAEDDDIENLDKEDENKNFDMPCSWVEPIYISPKDFETRSPQGKKVIQYKQAKLEKWTPYLNSNGLVCRLTIYEDVDCLKPVEVREWYKNREDTLEMRQMDKISNWTTEYFKPGHFLALRVHTYKTMIPETERTMEFYHQARVDGLVKRTETPRSMTEYYEGRADFLTYRHIDYGPRSKKFSLSTAETNPRPMLKITERFNRNPEKMADDDVAERIFVVSDERIQLRYHCRDDYITVSTREFLKRNEVDNKGNKIIMTPEMCISYEVEPREHTKKLLFQYEMMMDLKNEERLSKHQVWESEMEVLEILKVREEEEDTHNLTVSIYDTKRNEKSKEQREAMERQAQEEHMRQVEADLDYLAPFLVQLPPGEKLTRWQALRLKDECLNDFKQRLIDKANLIQSRFEKETQELQKKQQWYQENQVTMTIEDEDAYLTYCSQAMFRIRILEQRLNRHKELAPHKYLALEEKLYRDPRLIEYLKVFV, from the exons ATGGAGGTCCTGAAGGAGAAAGTAGAAGAGGAGGAGGCAGCAGAACGAGAAGCGGAGGCTGAGCAGGCAGCCAGGAGGgcagcagagaaagaaagagaagatagcaTCCTCAGCCAAGAAGAACTCTTAGATCTGGAGCAGAAGCTGAGCGAGATCGAAGTCCACATCCCTGAAATTCCAGT GGCCTTCACCAAGAGCACCATAGACACATCCACACTGCCCGAATCCTACAGAACCAACACTCCCAAGGAGGAACTGCTCATCCAGGTGGCAGATAATTTCTCCCGTCAGTACGCCCACTTGTGTCCAGATCGAGAGCCACTCTTTCTCCACCCGCTGAATGAATGCAATATACCG AAGTTTGTGAGCACCACGGTCCGCCCAACACTGATGCCCTATCCAGAGCTCTACAACTGGGACAGTTGTGCCGAATTTGTCTCTGATTTCCTCACGATGGTGCCCCTGCCATCTGCCATCCAGCTG CCAGAATACCTGTTCTCCCCTACCTCTGTCCTCAAGTACCAGAAGGGGAATTGCTTTGACTTCAGTGTCCTGCTGTGCGCCATGCTCATTGGTGCTGGCTACGACGCCTATTGTGTCAGTGGCTACGCCAGCCAGGAAATGTGCCTCATGGACCTGACTCGGGAGATGTGCCCTCTGCTGAAGAAACCCAAGAAG GTagttgaagaaaaagagaaggtaaTACCCAAAAAATATGCAATCAAACCTGCAAGGGATCTCCGCAGCAAGTTTGAACTGGCGCAGCAAGCCAAGAAGGAGAATGAACTTAAAGCTGCAgaggagaagaaacagaaagaagaaaaagaaaaaatcttg GAAGCAAATAAACCTCCTCCAGACCCGATGCATGGTCTTAGGATCCATGCCTGGGTCCTCATCCTGAGTGGAAAGCGTGAGGTCCCTGAGAGCTTCTTCATTGATCCATTTACTGCCCGCAGCTATAAAACCCAAGATGAACATTTCCTTGGGATTGAAAGCATCTGGAACCACAAGAACTACTGGGTCAACATGCAGGATTGCTGGAATGGTTGCAAG gaTCTCACCTTTGACCTGGGAGATCCTCTGAGGTGGGAATTCTTGCTTTTTGGGACTGAAAAGCCTTATTTGTCCctgatggaagaagaggaagaagaagatctCGCAGAGGATGACGATATTGAAAATCTG GACAAAGAAGATGAAAACAAGAACTTTGATATGCCCTGTTCTTGGGTGGAACCTATTTATATATCACCCAAAG ATTTTGAGACCCGCTCTCCTCAAGGGAAGAAGGTGATCCAGTATAAGCAGGCCAAACTGGAGAAGTGGACTCCATATCTGAATAGCAATGGCCTGGTGTGTCGCCTCACCATCTATGAGGATGTGGACT GTCTTAAGCCCGTGGAAGTGAGAGAATGGTACAAGAACAGGGAAGACACGTTAGAGATGAGACAGATGGATAAGATCTCGAATTGGACCACTGAATACTTCAAGCCTGGGCATTTCCTGGCCCTGAGAG TGCACACCTACAAGACCATGATACCTGAAACAGAGCGTACAATGGAATTCTACCATCAAGCCAGAGTGGATGGCCTCGTGAAGAGAACTGAGACCCCCCGATCAATGACCGAATATTATGAGGGGAGGGCAGATTTCCTTACCTACCGACATATTGATTATGGTCCCCGGTCCAAGAAATTTAGCCTCAGCACTGCAGAGACAAACCCTCGGCCCATGTTG AAAATCACAGAGCGATTCAACCGAAACCCTGAAAAGATGGCAGATGATGATGTGGCTGAGCGTATATTTGTGGTCTCGGATGAGCGGATTCAACTTCGGTACCACTGCAGGGATGATTACATCACTGTCTCAACACGGGAATTCTTAAAAAGGAATGAAGTGGACAACAAAGGGAATAAGATCATCATGACTCCAGAAATGTGTATTTCCTATGAG GTTGAACCTCGGGAACACACCAAGAAGCTGTTATTCCAATATGAGATGATGATGGACTTAAAGAATGAAGAGAGGCTGTCTAAACACCAAGTCTGGGAATCTGAAATGGAG GTCCTAGAGATTCTGAAGGTccgagaggaagaggaagatactCACAATCTCACCGTCTCCATCTATGACAccaagagaaatgagaagagcAAAGAGCAACGTGAAGCTATG GAACGGCAGGCCCAGGAGGAGCACATGCGCCAAGTGGAGGCTGACCTGGATTACTTGGCACCCTTCCTGGTTCAGCTCCCTCCTGGCGAGAAGTTGACTCGATGGCAGGCATTACGCCTGAAAGATGAATGCCTCAACGACTTCAAGCAGAGACTCATTGACAAGGCCAATCTCATCCAGTCCCGCTTTGAGAAG